A single Ochrobactrum sp. BTU1 DNA region contains:
- the fhuB gene encoding Fe(3+)-hydroxamate ABC transporter permease FhuB: MTRGGLISSAVIGIMIALGLFLWNANAFLPFAQWPSLPFNPQNMSTEQVILAYALFPRASVAIFAGAALGLAGALLQRLLNNPIADPSTLGVSSGAQLAIVTATLFFPTVLDQFRWAVALSGAGVATAIVFLLGWRSRLEPVTMVVSGLLIGVTCSAISAAMTLSQGQYLMSLVTWNGGSLSQQDWSSTVALALQFLVCLIAAVMLSRPLTLAGLGDSSARSLGVPLAWLRVAVVAVAVVLSAGVAASVGLVSFIGLAAPAIVRGFGVRKPGSNLLASPFAGAVLLWICDGAVQVFGANLGETFPTGAVTALIGGPLLLWLIPRVRSTGSQQSSSAQVFRRASNAKLGLLLIALLVAAFLALALARTPEGWLLLTGENLRDILPLRWPRLLAAAAAGSLLAMAGAVLQRLTGNPLASPEVIGVSGGAGIGFALALTIFAAPNNAQLLLCASIGALIAMLVVLSFASRRRLSSARLLLAGISVGSLASAILSIFLSIGDQRSWQILAWLSGSSATATPESSLFLVVLTFTVIGLALLASRWLTILPLGQTIPVSLGLPVRSARILTILLAAIASAAASLLVGPLSFVGLMAPHMTRRMGFDQAQSHVVASAVLGALLMVIADLGSRNATFPYELPLGLFAALVGAPYLAWALASARKS; encoded by the coding sequence GTGACCCGTGGCGGACTGATTTCAAGCGCTGTAATCGGCATTATGATTGCTCTTGGGCTGTTTCTCTGGAACGCCAACGCGTTTTTGCCTTTTGCGCAATGGCCTTCGCTGCCGTTTAATCCGCAAAACATGAGTACCGAGCAGGTCATCCTGGCCTATGCGCTGTTTCCGCGTGCTTCCGTTGCGATTTTTGCCGGTGCAGCACTGGGGCTGGCGGGTGCGTTGCTGCAGCGTTTGCTCAACAACCCGATTGCCGATCCATCGACGCTTGGTGTGTCATCGGGCGCGCAGCTGGCAATCGTTACGGCAACGCTGTTCTTCCCGACAGTGCTTGACCAGTTTCGGTGGGCGGTGGCGCTTTCGGGTGCTGGTGTTGCGACCGCAATCGTGTTTCTGCTTGGCTGGCGCAGTCGGCTTGAGCCAGTGACGATGGTTGTGTCCGGTCTTCTGATCGGTGTGACATGCAGTGCGATTTCCGCCGCGATGACGCTATCGCAAGGCCAGTATCTCATGTCGCTTGTGACATGGAACGGCGGTTCGCTGAGCCAGCAGGACTGGTCATCGACAGTCGCTCTTGCTTTGCAATTCCTCGTCTGCCTCATTGCCGCAGTCATGCTGAGCCGTCCGCTGACACTAGCAGGCCTTGGCGATAGCAGCGCTCGCTCGCTGGGTGTTCCGCTGGCATGGCTGCGTGTGGCGGTCGTGGCTGTTGCGGTGGTGCTGAGTGCCGGCGTTGCGGCCAGTGTCGGGCTTGTCAGTTTTATCGGTCTGGCTGCCCCTGCAATCGTCCGTGGCTTCGGGGTCAGAAAGCCGGGTTCAAATCTGCTGGCGTCACCTTTTGCTGGTGCCGTTCTTCTCTGGATCTGCGACGGAGCGGTGCAAGTTTTCGGCGCAAATCTGGGTGAGACTTTCCCGACAGGCGCAGTTACCGCGCTGATCGGCGGGCCTTTGCTGCTCTGGCTCATTCCGCGTGTGCGTTCGACAGGATCGCAGCAATCCTCATCTGCACAGGTTTTCAGACGTGCTTCAAATGCCAAACTTGGCTTGCTGCTCATCGCTCTGCTGGTCGCCGCTTTTCTCGCTCTTGCGCTTGCGCGCACGCCGGAAGGCTGGTTGCTTCTGACAGGCGAAAATCTTCGCGATATCCTGCCTTTGCGCTGGCCGCGTCTTCTGGCTGCCGCTGCCGCAGGCAGTCTGCTTGCAATGGCGGGCGCTGTCCTTCAGCGCCTCACAGGCAACCCGCTGGCAAGCCCGGAAGTAATCGGCGTCAGTGGCGGAGCAGGCATAGGCTTTGCTTTAGCACTGACAATTTTCGCGGCACCCAATAATGCGCAATTGCTGCTTTGCGCGTCCATTGGTGCGCTGATTGCCATGCTGGTTGTATTGAGCTTTGCGAGCCGCAGAAGGCTCTCATCCGCACGCTTGCTGCTGGCCGGCATTTCGGTCGGTTCGCTCGCATCTGCCATATTGAGCATCTTCCTCTCGATCGGCGATCAGCGGTCGTGGCAGATTCTTGCCTGGCTCAGCGGTTCATCGGCAACGGCAACGCCGGAAAGTTCGCTTTTCCTTGTCGTGCTGACATTCACAGTGATTGGGCTGGCATTGCTCGCGTCTCGCTGGTTGACCATCCTGCCGCTGGGGCAGACGATTCCAGTCTCGCTTGGTTTGCCGGTGCGGTCTGCGCGGATATTGACGATCCTGCTTGCCGCAATTGCCAGTGCCGCCGCATCGCTTCTCGTCGGCCCTTTGAGCTTCGTGGGGCTGATGGCGCCGCATATGACGCGCCGTATGGGCTTTGATCAGGCTCAGTCGCATGTCGTGGCATCAGCCGTGCTGGGCGCGCTTTTGATGGTGATTGCCGATCTTGGTTCGCGCAATGCGACCTTCCCCTATGAGTTACCGCTGGGCCTTTTCGCAGCTTTGGTCGGTGCGCCCTATCTCGCCTGGGCACTCGCATCGGCCCGGAAATCGTGA
- a CDS encoding cytochrome b produces the protein MNTNTPLLMDSPERYGLVSRILHWAMAYILLWQFMMILSWKMVGPSPMLDTIRVFGPAHGTVGFLTIVLVVVRAIWAFINRNQRPPHQARLMGKLARIAHNAFYVLLFAIPALALFRAYGSGKGREQWGINIVPATGEKVEWMMAPANALHSLLSWVLCVLIVAHILAALFHRLVLKDGILSRMAGPMRSKFRVLPQGNR, from the coding sequence ATGAATACGAACACGCCGCTCTTGATGGATTCTCCGGAGCGATACGGGCTTGTGAGCCGGATTCTACATTGGGCAATGGCCTATATTCTGCTCTGGCAGTTTATGATGATCCTTTCGTGGAAAATGGTTGGCCCTTCACCGATGCTTGATACCATCCGGGTTTTCGGTCCGGCACATGGAACGGTCGGGTTTCTGACGATTGTATTGGTTGTCGTGCGTGCCATCTGGGCATTCATCAATCGCAATCAGCGCCCGCCGCATCAAGCAAGACTGATGGGCAAACTGGCGCGCATTGCACATAATGCATTCTATGTGCTGCTGTTCGCCATTCCGGCTCTGGCGCTGTTTCGCGCTTATGGCAGCGGTAAGGGACGCGAGCAATGGGGCATCAATATTGTCCCTGCAACGGGCGAGAAAGTGGAATGGATGATGGCACCCGCAAATGCGCTGCACAGCCTGCTTTCATGGGTTCTGTGCGTGTTGATTGTCGCCCACATACTGGCCGCACTGTTTCATCGCTTGGTTCTTAAAGACGGCATTCTCTCACGCATGGCTGGCCCGATGCGCTCCAAATTCAGAGTTTTGCCGCAAGGAAATCGATAA
- a CDS encoding LysR family transcriptional regulator — protein sequence MDNRFGEMEVFARAVATGSFSAAARQLNMTPSAISRLVSRLEDRLQVRLLVRSTRSLTPTPEGEIYLAEARSLLDRLTEMEARITDGAKAAVRGPLRVSSTVGFGATVIMPLVPEFLKLYPEVELDITLNDSIIDLWQERTDLAIRSGVLKDSALKARPITLMRRLVVASPLYLEKHGTPQRPEDLKTHNCLRYNFQPSEWEFADPDTGHSIRQVVSGNFLGSDGTILRRICLEGGGLMKTGEHTVADDLASGRLVEVLAAWSPSEPEKIHAVFPGHPHLAARIRAFIDFLAAKL from the coding sequence TTGGATAATCGCTTTGGTGAAATGGAAGTCTTTGCGCGCGCAGTGGCAACAGGCAGTTTTTCCGCTGCCGCCCGTCAGCTCAACATGACACCGTCAGCGATCAGCCGTCTTGTCTCGAGGCTGGAAGATCGCTTGCAGGTGCGTTTGCTGGTGCGGTCCACCCGCAGTCTGACGCCGACACCGGAAGGTGAAATCTATCTGGCGGAAGCGCGCAGCCTGCTCGACCGGTTGACTGAAATGGAGGCGCGCATCACCGATGGCGCAAAGGCAGCAGTACGCGGCCCTTTGCGTGTCAGTTCGACGGTCGGCTTTGGTGCAACGGTCATCATGCCGCTGGTGCCTGAATTTCTGAAACTATATCCGGAGGTCGAGCTGGATATTACGTTAAACGACAGCATTATCGATCTCTGGCAGGAGCGAACCGATCTTGCGATCCGCTCCGGCGTCTTGAAGGATTCGGCTTTGAAAGCCCGCCCAATCACTCTGATGCGGCGGCTGGTAGTTGCCTCTCCGCTTTATCTGGAAAAGCACGGCACGCCACAGAGACCGGAAGACCTCAAAACGCATAATTGTCTGCGCTATAATTTCCAGCCGAGCGAATGGGAGTTTGCCGACCCGGATACGGGTCATAGCATTCGACAGGTGGTTTCCGGCAATTTTCTTGGCAGCGACGGCACGATCCTAAGACGCATCTGCCTTGAAGGTGGTGGGCTGATGAAGACCGGAGAGCATACTGTTGCCGATGATCTGGCAAGCGGGCGACTGGTGGAAGTGCTGGCCGCATGGTCGCCATCGGAGCCTGAGAAAATCCATGCGGTTTTCCCCGGCCACCCTCACCTCGCCGCGCGTATCCGTGCCTTTATCGATTTCCTTGCGGCAAAACTCTGA
- a CDS encoding MFS transporter: MPVALIALTIAAYAIGTTEFVIVGLLPTVASDLNITLPLAGLIVSVYALGVTFGAPILTALTGRLERKPLLLGLMALFIAGNMVAASAASYEILMVGRVLSAFAHGVFFSVGATIAADLVPENKRASAIAMMFMGLTVAIVTGVPLGTWIGQNFGWRATFWAVSAIGLVALVGIVALLPRALPKAEPASLMDQLRVLGSGRLLIVYGMTALGYGGTFVAFTYLTPILQDITGFSADSVSYILVLYGIAIAIGNIVGGRISNADPVRALTVLFVLQAIVLVLFSFSAMSPLFTLITLAALGFLQFANVPGLQLYVVQLAKEHRPGAVDVASALNIAAFNLGIALGAWLGGMVVESQLGLISTPWVGAILVAGALGLTVLSGVLDRRTETRVATA; encoded by the coding sequence ATGCCTGTAGCTCTCATTGCTCTTACGATCGCGGCTTATGCGATCGGGACGACCGAATTTGTGATCGTTGGCTTGCTGCCGACGGTCGCTTCGGATCTGAATATCACTTTGCCGCTCGCCGGATTGATCGTCAGCGTTTATGCGCTTGGCGTCACCTTTGGCGCTCCAATCCTCACGGCCCTGACCGGTCGTCTTGAACGCAAGCCATTGCTGCTCGGCCTCATGGCGCTGTTCATCGCTGGAAACATGGTTGCAGCCTCCGCCGCAAGCTATGAAATCCTCATGGTCGGGCGCGTGCTGTCTGCCTTTGCGCACGGCGTTTTCTTCTCGGTCGGTGCCACCATCGCGGCTGATCTCGTGCCGGAAAACAAACGCGCTTCGGCTATCGCCATGATGTTCATGGGCCTGACAGTTGCAATCGTTACCGGCGTGCCGCTCGGCACATGGATCGGCCAGAACTTTGGCTGGCGTGCAACCTTCTGGGCTGTTTCGGCCATCGGCCTTGTGGCTCTCGTGGGTATTGTAGCACTTCTGCCGCGTGCATTGCCGAAGGCTGAACCAGCATCGCTCATGGATCAGCTTCGTGTTCTGGGCTCCGGTCGCTTGCTGATTGTCTATGGCATGACCGCACTCGGTTATGGCGGTACGTTTGTGGCCTTCACCTATCTCACCCCGATCCTGCAGGATATTACCGGCTTTTCCGCAGATTCCGTCAGCTACATTCTCGTGCTTTATGGCATCGCCATTGCCATCGGCAATATCGTCGGCGGACGCATTTCAAACGCCGATCCGGTGCGGGCCCTGACTGTTCTGTTCGTGTTGCAGGCGATTGTGCTGGTGCTGTTCAGCTTTAGTGCTATGTCGCCGCTCTTCACGCTGATCACGCTTGCGGCCCTCGGCTTCCTGCAATTCGCAAATGTTCCCGGCCTGCAGCTCTATGTGGTGCAGCTTGCCAAAGAACACCGTCCGGGGGCTGTCGATGTCGCTTCCGCGCTGAATATTGCAGCGTTCAATCTCGGCATTGCGCTTGGCGCCTGGCTCGGAGGCATGGTGGTCGAAAGCCAGCTCGGTCTCATCTCAACCCCTTGGGTTGGTGCAATTCTCGTCGCGGGTGCTCTTGGCCTCACAGTTTTGAGCGGCGTGCTTGATCGCCGCACTGAAACCCGCGTCGCAACCGCTTGA
- a CDS encoding aldo/keto reductase: protein MHNVTTNGATIPALGLGTFRMPGEDVLRIVPYALKAGFRHVDTAQIYGNEAEVGEAIFSSGIQRDDVFLTTKVWVDHYKHDAFINSVDESLAKLKTDYVDLLLLHWPNEAVPLAEQIGALNEVAKAGKVRHIGVSNFNTALMAEAKALSDLPLVTNQIEYHPYLTQQTVIETAHAAGMSITVYYAMADGKVFGDAVLKDIASAHGKSVAQVVLRWLVQQDKLIALSKTVSEARIKENLAIFDFALSDAEMQAIHALAKTDGRIVSPDGLAPKWD from the coding sequence ATGCATAACGTAACAACAAATGGTGCCACCATCCCGGCTCTCGGCCTTGGCACTTTCCGTATGCCCGGCGAAGATGTGCTGCGCATTGTTCCCTATGCGCTCAAGGCTGGCTTTCGCCATGTCGATACAGCCCAGATCTATGGCAACGAAGCCGAAGTCGGCGAAGCCATTTTCAGCTCCGGCATTCAGCGTGACGATGTCTTCCTCACCACGAAGGTCTGGGTCGATCATTACAAGCACGATGCTTTTATCAATTCTGTCGATGAAAGCCTTGCCAAGCTGAAGACTGATTATGTCGATCTTCTTCTTCTGCACTGGCCAAATGAAGCCGTGCCGCTTGCCGAGCAGATCGGCGCGCTGAATGAAGTGGCAAAGGCTGGCAAGGTGCGTCACATCGGTGTGTCCAACTTCAACACGGCTCTGATGGCGGAAGCAAAGGCCCTGTCTGATCTGCCGCTGGTGACGAACCAGATCGAATATCACCCTTATCTGACCCAGCAGACAGTGATTGAAACGGCTCACGCTGCAGGCATGTCGATCACCGTCTATTATGCGATGGCTGACGGCAAGGTGTTCGGCGACGCGGTGTTGAAGGACATTGCTTCCGCCCACGGCAAGTCGGTTGCTCAGGTGGTTCTTCGCTGGCTGGTGCAGCAGGATAAGTTGATTGCACTGTCAAAGACCGTCAGCGAAGCGCGGATCAAAGAAAACCTCGCCATCTTCGACTTCGCCTTAAGTGACGCAGAAATGCAGGCAATCCACGCGCTTGCCAAGACAGATGGGCGTATCGTCAGCCCGGACGGACTGGCCCCGAAGTGGGACTGA
- a CDS encoding outer membrane beta-barrel protein has protein sequence MLFANIPSGGPSPFARRLRSLLLAGVALAISNSIAFAQDTQLRGDLDEDGNLPISSSEQNANRDIDPANPNAPAQDNLADDSYTPPAPPQPIEPAQAATIAEEEAPRFLATDNMPVSAVTTEEQDETGRARRENLPALPEQGRRATQEADPFAPIGIRAGTFVLRPTLEQGIRATTNGDNSSTGSSAVLSETTLRLNAESDWGRHQAKIDASGTMSKSISGQDVSEPRVDVQGNLRFDLSDQTTVNAGAGYKLRRESASSPNGVTDALKRPLVHTINGSLGIERDTGLLFGRATGRVEHEIYGDAELSSGGTVSQKDRDNTYASVTLRGGFSISPALKPFAEVELGKRMFDDRVDSNGYERSGSQYAVRGGLMFDRGEKFNGEFSAGFMRVNSDDARLSDISGPSLAASINWSPLRGTDVQLFAQTTVDTSTTPGVAGALLHFASIEVKRQVRSDFSLNGKLDLNVRDNKDGTGTDYTVGAQIGATYWINRFVGIDARLRHEFQTSQISYREYHANSIYVGMKIQR, from the coding sequence ATGCTTTTTGCCAATATCCCATCGGGCGGACCATCGCCTTTTGCCCGCAGGCTGAGAAGCCTGTTGCTGGCAGGGGTTGCCCTGGCAATCAGCAATTCGATTGCATTTGCACAGGATACGCAGCTGCGCGGCGATCTGGACGAAGACGGTAATCTTCCCATTTCCTCGTCAGAACAGAACGCCAATCGCGATATTGATCCTGCAAATCCGAATGCGCCTGCACAGGATAATCTTGCAGACGATTCCTACACGCCTCCCGCACCGCCTCAGCCCATTGAACCGGCGCAGGCAGCAACGATTGCCGAAGAAGAAGCACCACGCTTCCTTGCCACCGACAATATGCCCGTCAGCGCGGTCACAACGGAAGAGCAGGACGAAACCGGTCGCGCGCGTCGTGAGAACCTGCCCGCGCTCCCCGAACAGGGTCGCCGTGCAACACAGGAAGCCGATCCATTCGCGCCAATCGGCATTCGTGCGGGCACGTTTGTATTGCGTCCGACACTCGAACAGGGCATTCGCGCCACCACCAATGGTGACAACAGCTCGACCGGCTCCAGCGCAGTGCTGTCGGAAACAACTCTCCGCCTCAATGCAGAATCGGATTGGGGACGCCATCAGGCAAAAATCGATGCTTCCGGCACAATGAGCAAATCAATCTCCGGGCAGGACGTGTCAGAACCTCGCGTCGATGTTCAGGGCAATCTGCGTTTTGATTTGAGCGACCAGACAACCGTGAATGCGGGGGCGGGCTATAAGCTGCGCCGTGAAAGCGCATCAAGCCCGAACGGCGTCACGGACGCTTTGAAGCGACCGCTCGTTCATACCATCAACGGCAGCCTCGGTATCGAACGCGACACCGGCCTACTTTTTGGCCGTGCGACGGGTCGCGTCGAGCATGAAATCTATGGTGATGCGGAATTGTCTTCCGGGGGCACGGTCAGCCAGAAGGACCGCGACAATACCTATGCCAGTGTGACGCTGCGCGGCGGCTTCAGCATTTCGCCGGCACTCAAGCCCTTTGCCGAAGTCGAACTCGGCAAGCGCATGTTCGATGATCGCGTGGACAGCAACGGTTATGAGCGTAGCGGCTCGCAATATGCAGTGCGCGGCGGTCTGATGTTTGATCGCGGCGAGAAATTCAACGGCGAATTCTCGGCTGGCTTCATGCGCGTTAACAGCGATGATGCGCGCCTCTCCGATATTAGTGGGCCGTCATTGGCTGCGAGCATCAACTGGTCGCCATTGCGCGGCACCGATGTTCAGCTTTTTGCGCAAACCACCGTCGATACATCAACAACGCCGGGCGTCGCCGGCGCGCTTCTGCATTTCGCAAGTATCGAAGTGAAACGCCAGGTGAGATCCGATTTTAGCCTGAACGGCAAGCTTGATCTCAATGTCCGCGACAACAAGGACGGCACTGGCACGGATTACACTGTCGGCGCCCAGATTGGCGCGACATACTGGATCAACCGCTTTGTCGGCATTGACGCACGACTAAGGCATGAGTTTCAAACCAGCCAAATTTCTTATCGCGAGTACCACGCCAACAGTATTTATGTCGGCATGAAAATACAGCGATAA
- a CDS encoding KpsF/GutQ family sugar-phosphate isomerase yields the protein MTKLDTTHEAAPAEDSIASALRTIKTENAGLVALEDALNNGLAAPFAEAVRTIVASKGRLVVTGVGKSGHIGTKLAATFASTGTSAFFVHSAEANHGDLGMIGTDDVILAISWSGETAELKGIVNYSQRFRIPLIAITAGEESALGRAANVVLLLPKAQEACPHGLAPTTSTMMQLAIGDALAIALLEARGFSPTDFKTFHPGGSLGASLVHVREIMHKGDRLPLVNVGTLMPDAMKVQAQKSFGCVIVVDQDGQLAGFISDGDISRNLSRNLSELTVDDIMTRKPRTIDKNLLASAALSLINEKHIGALIVVEDNRPIGLVHFHDLLRIGVA from the coding sequence ATGACAAAGCTCGACACGACACATGAAGCCGCGCCTGCGGAGGATTCGATTGCCTCGGCTCTGCGCACCATCAAGACCGAGAATGCGGGCCTCGTAGCGCTTGAAGATGCGCTGAACAACGGCCTTGCTGCACCCTTTGCGGAAGCGGTCAGGACGATTGTTGCCTCGAAGGGCCGTCTCGTGGTGACTGGCGTGGGCAAGAGCGGGCATATTGGCACCAAGCTTGCCGCAACTTTTGCATCGACTGGTACGTCCGCTTTCTTCGTGCATTCGGCGGAAGCCAATCACGGCGATCTTGGCATGATCGGTACGGATGATGTCATTCTCGCAATTTCGTGGTCGGGCGAAACGGCGGAACTCAAGGGCATCGTCAATTATTCGCAACGCTTCCGCATTCCGCTGATCGCAATTACCGCGGGCGAGGAATCGGCTCTTGGACGTGCGGCGAATGTCGTGTTGTTATTGCCAAAGGCACAGGAAGCCTGTCCACATGGTTTGGCGCCGACTACATCAACGATGATGCAGTTGGCCATTGGCGATGCGCTTGCAATTGCGCTTCTCGAAGCGCGTGGTTTCAGCCCGACAGACTTCAAAACCTTCCATCCGGGCGGTTCGCTCGGTGCAAGTCTCGTCCATGTTCGTGAGATCATGCATAAGGGTGACCGTCTGCCGCTGGTCAATGTGGGTACATTGATGCCGGACGCCATGAAGGTGCAGGCGCAAAAGAGTTTTGGCTGTGTGATCGTTGTCGATCAGGACGGTCAGTTGGCAGGCTTTATCTCGGACGGTGATATTTCGCGAAATCTGAGCCGCAATCTTTCAGAGCTGACCGTTGATGACATCATGACGCGTAAGCCAAGGACGATTGATAAGAATTTGCTGGCGAGCGCAGCACTCAGCCTCATCAATGAAAAGCACATCGGCGCGCTGATCGTTGTTGAAGACAACCGGCCAATTGGCCTCGTTCACTTCCACGATCTGCTGCGGATTGGCGTTGCCTAA
- a CDS encoding NfeD family protein — translation MIINFLSQLGLWGWFVLGLVLLILEILAPGIFFIWFGLAALVTGVFAFLLGSVVGFGWQLQIVLFLVLAVIFVLAGRRVFGSSDRQDEPLLNRRGDQLVGQRATLAEPIVNGRGRIRINDTTWRIKGPDLPAGTEVHIVSFDPITLEMEVAV, via the coding sequence ATGATCATCAATTTCCTGTCACAACTTGGGCTCTGGGGCTGGTTCGTTTTAGGACTTGTCCTGCTCATCCTGGAAATCCTGGCGCCCGGCATCTTCTTCATCTGGTTCGGCCTTGCGGCCCTCGTAACCGGCGTCTTTGCTTTTCTGCTGGGTTCGGTCGTGGGCTTTGGCTGGCAGTTGCAGATCGTCCTGTTTCTGGTGCTGGCCGTTATTTTCGTGCTGGCAGGACGCCGCGTTTTTGGCTCCAGCGACCGTCAGGATGAGCCTTTGCTCAATCGTCGCGGCGATCAGCTCGTCGGCCAGCGCGCCACCCTTGCGGAACCTATCGTCAACGGTCGCGGCCGCATCCGTATCAATGATACAACATGGCGCATCAAAGGCCCGGACTTACCCGCAGGTACTGAGGTGCATATCGTGTCGTTTGATCCGATCACGCTTGAAATGGAAGTGGCTGTTTAA
- a CDS encoding SPFH/Band 7/PHB domain protein, with product MTGFDITLLILAALVLATLFAGIKTVPQGYNYTVERFGRYTRTLMPGLNLIVPFFDRIGARLNMMEQVLDVPTQEVITRDNAIVGVDGVAFYQVLNAAQAAYQVANLQYAILNLTMTNIRTVMGSMDLDELLSNRDAINDRLLRVVDEAAHPWGLKMTRVEIKDINPPADIVTSMARQMKAERDKRAQVLEAEGDRNAQILRAEGQKQSQILEAEGKLEAAKREAEARERLAEAEAKATTLVSDAVANGNVQALNYFVAQKYTEALGNIASAKNQKVVLMPLEASSLIGSLAGIGAIAKEVFGDGSHPVDPTPAAPAARTRSVPTTRS from the coding sequence ATGACTGGTTTTGACATCACGCTGCTGATTTTAGCCGCACTTGTGCTTGCAACGCTTTTTGCTGGCATCAAGACTGTGCCGCAGGGCTACAATTACACGGTGGAGCGCTTTGGCCGCTATACCCGCACGCTGATGCCGGGCCTCAATCTCATTGTGCCTTTCTTCGACCGTATCGGCGCACGGCTTAACATGATGGAACAGGTGCTCGACGTTCCAACGCAGGAAGTCATCACCCGTGATAACGCCATTGTCGGCGTCGATGGCGTGGCCTTCTATCAGGTGCTCAATGCAGCACAAGCCGCCTATCAGGTTGCCAATCTGCAATATGCAATCCTGAACCTCACCATGACCAATATCCGTACCGTCATGGGCTCGATGGATCTCGATGAACTGCTGTCCAACCGCGACGCGATCAATGATCGTCTGCTGCGCGTTGTCGATGAAGCAGCCCATCCGTGGGGTCTCAAAATGACCCGCGTTGAAATCAAGGATATCAATCCGCCTGCCGACATCGTCACCTCGATGGCCCGCCAGATGAAGGCGGAACGCGACAAACGTGCGCAGGTTCTGGAAGCTGAGGGCGACCGTAATGCGCAGATCTTGCGCGCTGAAGGCCAGAAGCAGTCGCAGATCCTCGAAGCGGAAGGCAAACTGGAAGCCGCCAAGCGCGAAGCTGAAGCGCGCGAACGCCTTGCAGAAGCTGAAGCCAAGGCAACGACGCTGGTTTCCGACGCCGTTGCAAACGGTAATGTTCAGGCACTCAACTACTTCGTTGCGCAGAAATACACCGAGGCACTCGGCAATATCGCCAGTGCCAAGAACCAGAAAGTGGTTCTGATGCCGCTTGAAGCAAGCTCGCTGATCGGCTCGCTGGCTGGTATCGGTGCGATTGCCAAGGAAGTGTTTGGCGATGGCAGCCATCCGGTTGACCCAACACCGGCTGCACCTGCTGCACGCACGCGCAGCGTTCCTACCACTCGCAGCTAA
- the hemH gene encoding ferrochelatase, with the protein MSETDKVIATPASHAVKQPKVGVLLVNLGTPDGTSYAPMRRYLAEFLSDRRVIEWPRLFWYPILYGIVLNTRPKRSGALYDRIWNREKNESPLRTFTRAQGEKLAVALKDHPNVIVDWAMRYGQPSIEEVTDRLLKQGCERIVMFPLYPQYSATTTATVNDKFFEVLMKKRFMPAVRTIPSYEVEPVYIEALAQSIEKHLATLDFKPEVILASYHGIPKSYSDKGDPYRAQCLETSRLLRARLGMDDKQFRSTFQSRFGPEEWLQPYTDETLVELAKQGIKAVAVLNPGFVVDCLETVDEIGHEAAEEFHEAGGENFSHIPCLNDSEEGMKVIETLVRRELQGWV; encoded by the coding sequence ATGAGTGAGACGGATAAAGTGATCGCCACCCCAGCCAGCCATGCTGTAAAGCAACCCAAAGTCGGTGTCTTGCTTGTTAATCTCGGCACGCCGGACGGCACAAGCTATGCCCCGATGCGCCGTTATCTGGCCGAGTTTCTCTCGGATCGCCGCGTGATCGAATGGCCGCGTCTATTCTGGTATCCGATCCTTTATGGCATTGTGCTCAACACGCGCCCGAAGCGCTCTGGCGCACTCTATGACCGCATCTGGAACCGCGAGAAAAATGAATCACCGCTGCGCACCTTTACCCGTGCGCAAGGTGAGAAGCTTGCGGTCGCGCTGAAAGATCATCCGAATGTCATCGTCGACTGGGCCATGCGCTATGGTCAGCCTTCGATTGAGGAAGTGACGGATCGGCTGCTGAAACAGGGCTGCGAACGCATCGTGATGTTCCCGCTCTATCCGCAATATTCGGCAACGACCACCGCTACCGTAAATGACAAATTCTTTGAAGTGCTGATGAAAAAGCGCTTCATGCCAGCTGTCCGCACGATCCCTTCCTATGAAGTGGAGCCGGTCTATATCGAGGCGCTCGCGCAGTCGATCGAGAAGCATCTGGCAACGCTTGATTTCAAGCCGGAAGTGATCCTCGCTTCTTATCACGGAATCCCGAAAAGCTATTCCGACAAGGGCGATCCGTATCGCGCACAATGCCTTGAAACTTCGCGGCTTTTGCGCGCTCGTCTTGGAATGGACGACAAGCAGTTCCGCTCGACTTTCCAGTCGCGTTTCGGACCGGAAGAATGGTTGCAGCCATACACCGACGAAACTCTTGTAGAACTGGCAAAGCAGGGCATAAAAGCCGTGGCCGTTCTCAATCCGGGCTTTGTGGTGGATTGTCTGGAAACGGTCGATGAAATTGGCCACGAAGCGGCAGAAGAGTTTCATGAGGCTGGCGGCGAGAATTTCAGCCATATACCATGCCTCAACGATAGCGAAGAAGGCATGAAGGTTATCGAAACACTCGTCCGTCGCGAGTTGCAGGGTTGGGTTTGA